One window of the Triticum dicoccoides isolate Atlit2015 ecotype Zavitan chromosome 3B, WEW_v2.0, whole genome shotgun sequence genome contains the following:
- the LOC119282071 gene encoding protein LURP-one-related 11-like: MAKIQPLAAAASPSSSDDQRSQQAYTVWMKSLVFNGNGCTVYGPDGAVAFGVDNYGCRGSREVFFMDRKGKALIRIRRKGFGMFRSWEVCRCTHNGGQEEEATPWFSVQRAEKGGAAVAMHGGTGTCYYTIDGCSAHKSEYSVRGVDGAVVAEVARKQTPAGVVLEEDVLTLTVAPEADHLLFLGLVIVRGLINCSL, from the coding sequence ATGGCCAAGATCCAGCCCCTCGCTGCcgcggcctcaccatcgtcctccgatgATCAACGGAGCCAGCAGGCGTACACGGTGTGGATGAAGTCGCTGGTCTTCAACGGCAATGGCTGCACGGTGTACGGCCCCGACGGCGCCGTCGCCTTCGGCGTCGACAACTACGGCTGCAGGGGCAGCCGCGAGGTCTTCTTCATGGACCGTAAGGGGAAGGCCCTCATCAGGATCAGGCGCAAGGGCTTCGGGATGTTCAGGAGCTGGGAGGTCTGTCGCTGCACCCACAAcggcggccaggaggaggaggccacgcCGTGGTTCAGCGTGCAGCGGGCCGAGAAGGGCGGAGCCGCCGTGGCGATGCACGGCGGCACGGGGACGTGCTACTACACGATCGACGGGTGCTCTGCCCACAAGTCGGAGTACAGCGTACGCGGCGTGGATGGCGCGGTGGTGGCAGAGGTCGCACGGAAGCAGACGCCGGCAGGGGTGGTgctggaggaggacgtgctgacgCTGACGGTGGCGCCGGAGGCGGATCACCTACTCTTCCTGGGTTTGGTCATCGTGCGTGGCCTCATCAACTGCTCCTTGTGA